TCAACCGGAAACCCACTTCATACGTGGCCACGCCCGCTGTCCGGTTTGTAATGATGGGCGAAACTTCATTGAGGTCAACTGGCTCCGCATTTGTGGACCGTTCCGAGCTCATGGAGCTGCTAATGTGATGATGCCGACGTCTATTGCCATTCCCAGAGCACTGGAGCGGAGTGATTGGCTCCAGCGGCTGCAGCGTCGTGTTGAATAGCATCGAGAGCTGGTCGGACTTGAGGCGACGCGAACCCAGGTAGGAGATGGCCTGCACCTGGATGTAGTACGAGGAGTTGGGCAGCAGTTCCTTGATATCGTATTGATGGGTCTGTAATAATCATAACGTGCTCAATTCTAAGGCCTTACAATGCTCACATTGGGTTCCACTTACATCCTTAACGTAGGAGCTGTTGGTGATCATCGAGGCCTTGGCACTGTTTACGTACAAGGACCAGGTGATCTTGTACTTCTCGACAGGCAGATTGGACTTGGAGGGGCACCACACCAGCTTGAGGGTCATGTAGCGCCCATCGAACTGCTTGGCGATGATCTTCGAGTCGTTGGGCTTCTTTGGAGGCTTTGGATCTGGAGGGAATAGTGAATAGCACAGTAGGTGAGTAGGTTGGTTGGAAGACCAGGTTATGCTCAGGTATACACTTACTGCCCGTCGAGGGAAAGGGATCGCTGGGCTCGGAATATCCACGGAAGCCGTAGGCATTCACGGCTGCCACTCGAACCTCATACCAGCGACCAGGTCGCATGTGAAAGAAGATGTACGTGCTGCAGGGAAACaagttattatatttattatatattgtaaaagaaatattttctagAATAAGCTCAAGGTCAACCTACTGTTTGCTGTGCCCGATGTTCTCCTCCATGGTCTTCTCCACCTTCTGCCACTGCCAAGGTCCCAGTTTTCTGGCAGCAAAATACCGCCCTATGTGGGATCGCACCTCCACATGGAAGTAGTAGACCAGCAGCGAGGACTCGATCTTCAGATCGACAGCATGACCACGTGACCTCCGGAAATACAGGATCTTCGGTATGGGCGGCAGCTGCGTGTTGTTCCTAACGCCGAGAGGTTCAACGCACATGGGACCACAACTGGAGGCACAACACTTCTGCACCTCGGGGCATTCATGATCGTACTGACAGTTGTCCAGGCAGGAGAGCCTGGCACGGGATTGCCTGCCAATTTTGGGGCAACTGCCAGCTCTGGGTCCCAGCAAAAGCTCCTGGATGCACTTACTCAGACACTGTTCGCGTCCGGCTTTGGTTGTGGGATTGCTGCCACACTTCGCCAGGCACTGCAGCTCCAGAATCTTATCCTTCACATCGTTGCTATCCCGGAACCAGTGTGCCAGCTTCTGTCGCTGCAGCTGATTcgatgcggatgtggatgtggaggagGTGGTGTAGGAGGAGGAACCATTGGCCACGGCGCTCGTGAATAGCTGGCCGAGAAGAAGAAGGAGCGCCAGCAGCGCCACTTGCATGCTGACCATCTGAAGCGATGCTCCGATTCGCGGTGATTGCAATCTGCAAATGATCATGCGTCAGGTGATCAGCTCTCGGTTTCTGGACATTCCGTGCGTTCGTAATTTGTGCCgatcatcatcagcagcagcagcagaccgCTGATTATGCTGAAGGATCACCCGCTCCGGCCGTCTTCCCGCGAATAGCGTTGGGGGAACCCGAACCGGTTTCACCCATTTTGCATGACCAACTAACTAATCATTCCTCGCATTTGAGCCGCCCGACCCCGAAGTCGAggcaatgaaaatgcaaaaaacaCATAAATGTATCTCAAGTGCTTGACAGGACTTCAAAGCGCGCATCATAGTGCGTGCCACGAGAGCATCGGACAGACAGCCAGACGAGGCCGGCTATCTTCATTTCAAGCTGACTTCCCGATGCCCTGCACTCCACTGGTCAATTTCGAGATGAAGAAACTTTGGTATTTCTCTCACTGTAGCACAAGTATCACAACCCGTGTGGACTTCCCCATAAAACTTTTACCTCGTGCGAATATCTTTGCACCTTTCTAAGCCCCAGACAGCTCTTTTTCATCTTAATTTCGCAACGCCAATTCTCGGAAGCCGAGAAGCAGACTCTCGAAATTCTTCACCTGGTGGCCGTGAGTATCGATGTGCTCGCATCGATTCCATGTAGGGTATTTAGCACGCAAATGGGAAACTAATGTTTTATGGTATGGTCGATGGTCGTCGGtttatgttgttgtttgggtttttgttgCCGTTCGGTTCGACTGCGTGTGAATGTGCAGGCAGCGGGAACAAAATCGAGAAAAATACGACTACGACGAATGTGCGAGAGCTGCAAGTGGATGtcaccacatccacatccatagctgcatccacatccacagtCGGTGGGGCAGTGGCAGTAGCAGTGGCAGgggcagcagaagcagaagcaccgccagcagcagccTCATCAGATCAGAAGCCTAGCCAGCAGATGCCGCACATACCAAGGCGATACAGACACTCTGGGAGCAGGAGCAGTTGAGTGGCGAAGTGGTGCAGCGATGGGTTAGCCAGGAGGAGATGCCTTGCTACAGCACAGTTGGgttcagaaatatatatgtacatatatgcaggCATTACGGATGGATAATAAGTAGAATCAATTCGAAGCATCGAAAGTATGTAGCTGGGAATACTTATTGCTACCATTGAGTAAGAGCAAAAGCAGAGgcaacactgcgtatgcgtaatttcTATTGATGGAGCTGTTTAACCGAAAAGTAATTATCTGTTTTCTACTTTCTATCAACTTGGGTTtgccgaaaagtatgcaataaatGTACTTGTGCTATTATAGGAATAAAAGCTAAGGATTATTAGTGATAGCCATAGCTACATTATAAGCTATGTTTATTGAAACTATAAGCGAAAGCTATAACTCAAACATAATTGGAAGACCTCTTTTGCTGACCGCGGCTGTGTGGGACTGCGACTGCCACTCCGACTGGGATGCGATGGACTGGGAGCCAAGGAGCTCGGAATGGCCGCGGGGAGCGGGTGGAGCGAGGCAGCCTAACTGAGGGACATTAAGCGACAAATGAATGTGCGCGACGATCGACGCAAGAAGATGAAGCGGCGActgcgacgacgacgacgacgacgatgatcGCCAAGAGCAGACGAGATGAAATGCACCAAGTTCCGCGGAACGAAAAATTTGCAACAAAATTGGGCAGTAAAGCGTCGGCAATGCGGGGATTGGATTGGGGTTGGGGCTATGGAcatgctatatgctatatggtGGTATATGGTGTATGGGGGGAATGGGGGGTGGGCATGGGGATGAGGATCGCGGCCACGAATCTTCCAGATGAATGGGTTCTGCGGCTGACGCTGATGAGACAGTCGAGTCGCAGCCAGGCTGGCTGCCGTTGCGTAGAGGCGATTAATTGCTTTTAACgattcaaaaattcaaaattactttttatgcTTCACGCACACACCAAGGCGAAAAGGCACTTGGCCAGCATAGCGATGCACTTGCGAAAAATCCCATAAATGTTAGAACATTCAAATCGCACAGCCTCAATAACAATTTgggaaacaaaagaaatagaAAATCACGGCAAAGTATTTAAAAGTAtgagaaaaaaataagaaggAGGTAATTACTACAGTCAAGTTTAAGGTCACGTTCGACCCATATTTTCTGCAAGTGTACACACACAGGGGCGTTGCTAAGGAGGGCAGCGGCTGGCAATGGGGATGAGGttggggatgaggatgatggGGGGCACTAAGATCCGGATCGATTTCGTTGACGTCGTTGCTGTGATAAATCGCTGGTGGTTGCTGCTCTCTTGCTGGagtgttgcttttgtttcgcctCCACTTGCAGTCCCCACACCAACCCACCTTGCTCCTCCATTTGGGGCTTACTACAATGGCAATCCGGCGACAATGGCCAGTAAACTcgaggcagcagcagaagcagcagcagcagcaactgggTGTAATATGATGCAAATCGTTTAACACTTTGACCAACAGCTCATCGCATTGTTGCCTCCGCCACTGCCCAAGTGCATTGGTGGtaaaaacaaatcgaaaaagttTAACTTTTCCAGGGGGGGGCACGTAACAAAATACCAGCAAAtggggaggggggaggggaagGGGAGCAATCGTCAATATTTTGGGGACCATCTAGCCAGAACGGCGAGATCAAACCGAGAAGTTCGATGGTCTTGTTGGGCAGGAAGGGCTACACATTAGCCATGATCATTGCTGAATCATAGTTATCCATAATGTAAATATCAAGCGAATGTTTACTGCTGTGCATTTGAAGAAACCGTGAAGTTCCCTTCTCAAATATCATGAAAGTAAAGTATGATTCCATTTTAGTATGCGTCAGAGTGTCAACGCTTTCGATGCATGCAAATTCATAGCCCAAACAATTCATCATCGAGAAGTGCTCAAAACAACAAGCTTATGATTATCTTACAAATTCAAGGTCTTAAGCTTGAGGTGCACATTCTTCAATCGGTAGTCCCAATACCAAGCTCACATGATCTAGCTACTCTTTGGCTCCAAACTTGCCATCTTTCCCATCTTTTCCATTGTTGTCAAGTGCGGTATTCCACGGATCGCATGGTGACACTTAAGCCCGCGAGGAAACCCAAGCGACCCCAATGGAAGACCATTTATGGGGTTCAAGCACCCAGCTGGGCATGTG
This genomic stretch from Drosophila yakuba strain Tai18E2 chromosome 3R, Prin_Dyak_Tai18E2_2.1, whole genome shotgun sequence harbors:
- the LOC6538773 gene encoding anosmin-1, which codes for MVSMQVALLALLLLLGQLFTSAVANGSSSYTTSSTSTSASNQLQRQKLAHWFRDSNDVKDKILELQCLAKCGSNPTTKAGREQCLSKCIQELLLGPRAGSCPKIGRQSRARLSCLDNCQYDHECPEVQKCCASSCGPMCVEPLGVRNNTQLPPIPKILYFRRSRGHAVDLKIESSLLVYYFHVEVRSHIGRYFAARKLGPWQWQKVEKTMEENIGHSKHTYIFFHMRPGRWYEVRVAAVNAYGFRGYSEPSDPFPSTGNPKPPKKPNDSKIIAKQFDGRYMTLKLVWCPSKSNLPVEKYKITWSLYVNSAKASMITNSSYVKDTHQYDIKELLPNSSYYIQVQAISYLGSRRLKSDQLSMLFNTTLQPLEPITPLQCSGNGNRRRHHHISSSMSSERSTNAEPVDLNEVSPIITNRTAGVATYEVGFRLNRKFGMIVQILGFQPHKEKVYELCPQETNCEQREFRAIRAKKDPLEFSKLKYNTTYVLRIPRSSPNSVLDDSRNVFTFTTPKCENFRKRFSKLQIKCSD